A single genomic interval of Xyrauchen texanus isolate HMW12.3.18 chromosome 40, RBS_HiC_50CHRs, whole genome shotgun sequence harbors:
- the LOC127633129 gene encoding uncharacterized protein LOC127633129: protein MRRKTKAQRILDYENEEDDEEEQKSDCFSNGAQKRRKMYPAKEKAEENVSSDSGLQKLDKVNELDCSSADLYTDSPPTSESEEAHYLQSYSKKELIAMVICMQKEMEDLKEQLRCLTACGKLARNLEALIEKTQTQMWSNGDNGTPLPVSPGMAQVPAEVDAVIPDASSAPAVVNGQWVNQGPGTQKTHEINQNAQRDRLFTEFITPEILERCNTGTTAQKLTNDLLRGLYERDCLASHSISGVVYNKRGQPKPALPSEEVQAILRTVQYFFPGKTDAEIKGYIRQKLQNEAKRLRKKPSLSGQYESRVHGLASPRPSNLHLDMIDQD from the exons ATGAGAAGGAAAACAAAAGCCCAGCGAATTCTTGACTACGAAAACGAAGAGGACGATGAAGAGGAACAAAAATCAGACTGCTTCAGT AACGGTGCACAGAAACGGAGAAAAATGTATCCTGCCAAAGAGAAAGCAGAAGAAAATGTATCTTCCGACAGCGGGCTTCAGAAGTTAGACAAG GTTAATGAGCTGGATTGTTCTTCCGCAGACCTCTACACAGACAGTCCTCCTACTTCTGAGTCTGAG GAGGCTCATTACTTACAGTCTTACTCTAAGAAGGAGCTCATTGCAATGGTCATATGCATGCAGAAGGAAATGGAGGACTTGAAGGAACAACTTAGGTGCCTTACag CATGTGGAAAGCTGGCAAGGAACCTGGAAGCTCTGATCGAGAAGACCCAGACCCAGATGTGGTCAAATGGGGACAACGGGACTCCTCTGCCGGTTTCCCCAGGCATGGCGCAGGTACCTGCCGAGGTGGATGCTGTGATACCAGATGCATCGTCTGCTCCAGCTGTTGTGAATGGGCAGTGGGTGAACCAGGGGCCAGGAACACAGAAAACTCATGAGATTAATCAGAATGCTCAGAGGGATAGGCTCTTCACAGAG TTCATCACTCCTGAAATTTTGGAGAGGTGTAACACGGGCACCACTGCTCAGAAGCTGACCAATGACCTGCTCCGTGGACTCTATGAGAGAGACTGCCTGGCTTCACACTCCATATCTGGAGTTGTGTACAACAAAAGGGGCCAACCCAAGCCTGCTCTTCCTAGCGAAGAGGTCCAGGCAATCCTGA GAACTGTTCAGTATTTCTTTCCTGGCAAGACCGATGCAGAGATCAAAGGCTATATCCGACAGAAACTACAAAATGAAGCCAAGAGGTTGAGGAAGAAACCTTCACTCTCAGGCCAATATGAGTCTAGGGTTCATGGTCTAGCAAGCCCCAGACCGAGCAATCTGCACTTAGACATGATTGACCAGGATTGA